ATGACGTACTTATTCATATCCGTACCGGCTCCCACTTTAGTGGTGTTCCGCATGATGTCCCCGGCAAGAACGGTCCCGAGGTCGGCACCATCGACCGCGATGGTGGTTTCCCCGATAGGTTCTATGGCGGTGCAATCCATGCCAACGCCAGCGGTCCCGGCGGTGTGGTATTTGATCGCAGCCGATTCACGGACCGCGAAACCGTTCAGCGGAAGAAGCTCCCCGCGCCTGAGAGTGGCTTCGGTGTTGGCCGCATAAAACGAGGTCAGCCCCGGGAGGGACCGAAGATTCGCGCCGGCCGCGCTGTCGATTACGAGATGGCGGTCAGCGTCCGGAACTCCGTTGTCGTCGAGTATCTTCCGGAGCTGCGCCGTAACGTCGGCAAACGTCGACGCAAACGGGGTAACGCCCTGGGTGCCATAGGCCCGGCACGCCTTGTAATACAGGGCCGCAAGATCGGCTTCGACCAGGTTCACCAGGGCGCGGAACGCCTCGGAAAACTGATCCTGAACGATCTTGTCCTTCATCGCCCCCAGGCTGACTTCCTCTTCCCCGTTCCACTTCACCGGAGCCTGATACGCTTTATTGAGCGTCATGTCGGTATAGCTGACGGTCTGTTCGCCTTCGTCTGCCGGGGCCACACCGTAAACTATCGGCTGCGGTGTGATGGACGGGACTATGGGGCTGCGTACAGTCTGGCCGTAAGCCGCACCCGCTGCGGTCGCGTCGCGTGAAACCGCCATAATGAGCCCGGTCATTTCGCGGAAGACCTGAGTCGCCGCCTCGTAAATTACCGGGATAAGGCCAGTCAAAGTATTAGCTGCCATTTCTTACTCCTTGTCAATAATAGTGATGCCGCTGTCTGGTTTGGCAGCGGCCGCCTTCTCTGCGGGAGAGAGTTTTTCGAAGTCCGATCTGGTGATCGTTTTACCGGACCGATCTTCGCCCGGAGTCGGAACATCCCTCCCTATGGATTTGAACTTTGCTTCGACGATCTCTTTAAGCTCGGCCTCGCGTGCCTTCTTGAATGTCTCGATGTTCGCCTTCGTGGAGTCCTCGTCAGTACCAACGAGAAAATCAACGTATTCGCCGCTGATCTTCGCGGCCGAAAACTCCTTCGCCACAAGCGACTTCAACGCCTGGCGCTTGAGTGCGGCTTCATCATCAGCAGACTTCTTTTCCATCGCGGCAATCCGCGCCTCAAGCGCGGCTTTCTCGGGGTCTTTCGGAGGGTTCTTCTTCAGGTACTCTTCGGCAACCAGCTTTTCGAGGTTGTTCGTCTTCCAGGTCTCAATGGACTTTTCAACCTCTTTGTCCTTCGCGGACTGGATTGCTTTCTTGCCCTCGTCACCCTCGAGCCACTTCGCGACGATCGCCTTTTCCGATTCCGGCGAAACCTTGCCAAGCTCCGCAAGAAACGCCTTTACAGCGGCGTCGTCCTTGTTATCAGCCAAAAACTTTTTAAT
The window above is part of the Spirochaetota bacterium genome. Proteins encoded here:
- a CDS encoding P22 phage major capsid protein family protein → MAANTLTGLIPVIYEAATQVFREMTGLIMAVSRDATAAGAAYGQTVRSPIVPSITPQPIVYGVAPADEGEQTVSYTDMTLNKAYQAPVKWNGEEEVSLGAMKDKIVQDQFSEAFRALVNLVEADLAALYYKACRAYGTQGVTPFASTFADVTAQLRKILDDNGVPDADRHLVIDSAAGANLRSLPGLTSFYAANTEATLRRGELLPLNGFAVRESAAIKYHTAGTAGVGMDCTAIEPIGETTIAVDGADLGTVLAGDIMRNTTKVGAGTDMNKYVIQSATVSGAAAGNIVIQKPGLLVATAINDEIETGASYRANMAFHRRAIHMAARPPIMPAGGDSAADVTVVTDPITGLAIQVAMYRLHRMVKFEIGLVWGAEVMNPQSLALLLG
- a CDS encoding DUF4355 domain-containing protein produces the protein IKKFLADNKDDAAVKAFLAELGKVSPESEKAIVAKWLEGDEGKKAIQSAKDKEVEKSIETWKTNNLEKLVAEEYLKKNPPKDPEKAALEARIAAMEKKSADDEAALKRQALKSLVAKEFSAAKISGEYVDFLVGTDEDSTKANIETFKKAREAELKEIVEAKFKSIGRDVPTPGEDRSGKTITRSDFEKLSPAEKAAAAKPDSGITIIDKE